GGTTATGGGGTGATCGGTCTCAGCGATACAGATTTTACTTGATTTTTGTCTACTTCTGTCTCATGGTAGTCCTGCCGAAGGTCCTGTTTGGCTATCCCGATCTGGAGATTGCGGTTCGAGGCACGGCCGAGCTGATGTTTGAATCGAACGCTTTCTTTGGTATGCTGATGTTTTCCTTCCAGCGGGATAACTATGAGAAGTTGGTTCATCAACTGCAGGATCTGGCCACGCTGGGTGGGTCTTAATAGTGTACAAgattacgtgtgtgtgtgtgtgtgtgtgtgtgtgtgtgtgtgtgtgtgtgtgtgtgtgtgtgtgtgtgtgtgtggcctttTCTATCCTGATGTGGCTCTTCCAGTGCTGCAAGATCTACCGACCGAGTTGGGACAGTACTTGATCGCAGTGAACCGGCGAATGGATCGTACATCTAAAATCTACTGCTGCTGTCACTTCTCGATGGCCACCTTCTTCTGGTTCATGCCTGTTTGGACGACGTATTCTGCGTACAAGGCTTCCAGCAACAGCTCGGAACCGGTTGAACACGTGCTTCATCTTGAGGAGGAACTTTACTTTCTCCATATCCGTACTTCGATCGTTCACTACACTTTCTATGCGGCTATTATGTGGCCAACGATCTATACGCTTGGATTTACTGGTGGCACGAAGCTGTTAACCATTTTCAGCAATGTGAAGTACTGTTCGGCGATGTTGAAGCTAGTCGCCCTGAGGATCCAGTGTCTCGCTAGAGCAGAGCAAGACGAAGTGGAAAAAGAGCTAGATAAGATCATTTCAATGCATCAACGAGCACTCGAGTAAGAGCGTACTTTGTGTAATATCCGTTcatcaaatttattaaaaccCCACTACCAAATTCTGGCAGCTGTGTCTTTTTGCTAGAAACTACATTCCGCTGGGTGTTTTTCGTACAGTTTATCCAGTGTACTATGATCTGGTGCAGTCTCATTCTTTACATCGCTGTGACGGTAGGGTGTAACTTTGTTCCATTACAATGCAGTTTCCTAATTGTTTTCCTAACCAAAACAGGGACTTAGTTCCACGGTGGCCAACGTGTGTGTACAAATTATTTTGGTGACGGTGGAAACATATGGCTATTGCTACTTCGGAACAGATCTAACCACGGAGGTACCTTCAATCCCCTAGAGTAGCCTTATTACTAATTGCTCAATTCTAATGCCTTTTCCCTCAGAGTTATAATGTGGCACTGGCCGTTTACGATAGTGATTGGTACAAGTTCTCCGTCTCGATGCGCCGGAAGcttcgtttgctgctgcaacgGTCCCAGAAACCGCTCGGAGTTACGGCGGGAAAGTTCCGTTTCGTAAACGTTGCTCAGTTCGGCAAAGTAAGCATACTATGTGGAGAACTCCGAAATATGTAGTAAACACTAACCTTAATTCATCTCTGCTAGATGCTGAAGATGTCCTACTCGTTCTACGTGGTGCTGAAGGAACAATTTTAGAGAAAAGTTATCAAACGCAGTAACAGAAGCACCGCATTTGGGAACACCTCTGCTTTTCAAAGCCCCTGCTTAATAAAGTGACATTGGATTTGTTTGACACTTCTCCCCATTTGACAGCAGCTGtcagtttattattattgttgcaaTTTTTAGCAAACCACACCGGATAGGTCACGACATCTTTTTAAGCGTTATAACTTGGGCTTGTATATCTGTTCGTAAAGTGAATTGCATGCAATAAGGCAATAACATATCTAATAACATTCAATAACATTTCTACagtgttattttcattttaggCTAGAAACGAGTCCACCAAAAGGACAAACGTCAGCGAAAAAAAGGGCCCACAAACACGTTGCAATatagtaaacaaacaaaatagcgAAGGAAGAACATCATGAGCCAATCGTACGTTAGCCCACTCTCGATAGCCGTAATCTGTTCGTCCAACATGAACCGTTCGATGGAAGCACACGGATTTTTGGCCAAGAAGCGGTTCAAGGTACGATCGTTCGGTACGGGCGATAAGGTGAAGCTTCCCGGTACGGCGGCGGATAGGCCGAATGTTTACGAGTTTGGCACCTCGTACGACGACATATACAATGATTTGGCTGCGAAAGATAAGCAATAgtatccttttttatttggcTCTACTCAAACAGTTTTGAAAACTGGAGCGTAATTTCTTGGGTTTCAAAAACAatgggagggagggggggtgggggttTATTTCACTTTCTGGGGTACGGTATCCAGGTGCATCAACGATTCTGGTTGGTGAAACATTTAGGATTcgttgatgtttttgtttttctatcgcATGGAGCAATCATGTCCGGGATAATCTCCGATATTAACTTCGGATTCAACTCCAGAGACCACTGCGGAATCAAAACCGAAATCGCTGTCAGCACCGAAGTAATTCCGCAGCCTCCGCATTGTAGCCTCCGCATTCtctcacacaaaaaatgtatttcttcTGTAACACCGGATCGAATTAATACGACTTTAAACGAGGATTTACCTATCTTTAAACAGCTGTTGTAGAGAAGATATGTAGAATcggtatcaaatcccatcgggTAACGGCTACCGTAACTTCCCATTCAGATTACTTGGTCAGCAATCTATTCTATTGTAATTTTTAAGTATTTTGCATTGGACCATGGAAAATTAATCACATTGCAAATAGATATCCTCTAGAAAACGTTTAATTACGGCCAGTCAGGTCTTCAGTATAGAAATCAGTGGTAAAGATATGAGTCAATAGCATTAATGAACGCAAAATCAAATTTacttttgtaaaattctgCTACTTGTAGCTATAGGCCTTGCCTGCTGATAGCTTCCAGAACCAATAATTGGTTGTTTTTTAACAAGACCGGAAAGGTTCCTGCAACCTGCCTAGAACCCAATTCCTGTGTATCAAGTCAGAAAAAAATGACTTTCTTGATGATTACTAAGCttatttaaaaactttttttttaaattgactaCTATTTCACGCTACAAAATTGCCGACTAATCTGTGATCAGTAATTTCAAGTTGAGTGACAAATAAGTTGACTGAAATTTGTATGAGCTTTGAGATCCTAAAAGATGATccaatttgctttaaaatctCTTATTAATTTATACTTTCTACCAATGctcattttctttaaaatatgCTTCAAATTACTGAGTTTCAACCACAAAAACTATTTTCCTTAACTTAACCAACCTTAAACAACCACAGCTATACACAAAACGGTCTGCTACACATGCTGGACCGCAACAGAAGGATAAAATCTTGCCCCGAAAAGTTTCAGCTCTGCACGGAACGGTTCGACGTGTTGGTAACGTGCGAGGAGCGAGTTTACGATCAGGTATGGGATGAATGCGAGAAGCAGCGGAACAGAAGGTCCGATTGACACGTATGTTTTCTCTTAAATTTTGCAGGTGATAGAATTTATGGAATCAAAAACGCCTAGCTACAATCTACCGGTGCACGTAATTAACATAGACATACAGGACAACCACGAGGAAGCGACGGTCGGTGCGTTTCTCATCTGTGATCTGATAACGATGGTAAGTAAGAACGAAGGTGTAAGAAGTacacattttcaattttctgtgtgtaaaaagcatacaaaaataaagcacacaACTGTGGTGAAGAATGTCTGTTGGATTTATTcagtttgttattttatttctttgtaaAGCATTTGCTCATTAAATGTAGATTGAAtggaccgtgtgtgtgtgtgttaaaatgGCCCAAGTTTTTGCCGTTTGAAAGTTTTCTCCAGCTTAATCTGTTTGTCCCGGGgtctttttttacatttgttgTTCAACTTTCTATACCATCCCTTTACTACTCTCTTTCTCCACTTCCAGATGGCTCAAAGTGAAGACCTAGACAACGACATCGACGAGCTGCTGCATGATTTCGAGAACAAATGCCAGCGAAGTGTTCTCCACTGCGTTCAGTTCtattgaaaaaagaaagcaatgaaCAACCATAAACCTCGGACGTGTTCCGGCCTTTCCTGCTGACCTCCTCAAATTTCTAGCATAAAAGCCTCAATTCGTCAAAGTACTTTTGTCTACTACTAGTACGGCTTATAACCGTATTACCTGTGTGAATTCGTATATTCAATGTCTTTTAGGTTTGTTCCAAATCTATAACAAATGATTATCTGTATAATTGTAactctttttttctattttaactATTTCCACATACTATACGATTGGAGAAATTGTTTATATTGGgtacagaaaaacaaaagatgataaaagaacaatatttttaattttaattttttacaacTTTCTGGTAAATGGTTTTGTTGGGAGATctaaacaatttacaaaattttctacCAGTTGACCGCAGTAAAGCCGccatgaagtaagaaaatttaaattatgtgGAACAGTTATTCATTGGTTTTGGCGTAaggtcaacaccgcatgtgttgaTTAATTACAAATATCGCCATTTATTAGTTAGtctattttttaatgcatacgttaaaGGCGCAGAACAAACACAAAGAACATCAACGATTACCAGGACGTAGTTTgatatacatatttttatttcactgtgCATACAAATTACGACGCGAACAACCATGTAGTACAacgaaagatttatttttatcttcccATTTAAATCCTCCTTAAAATAATCCTCTTAATGTTGATCCAAATGAACGTACTTGCGACGGAGTTTTTCGCGCTTTTCCCGCTTCTGATGCTTCCACGGTTTACCGGCCACAAGCACACCGTCCGTCGTGGTGAGCGTTTCCGCCGTACCCTGCGGACCCATCGGCCGTACGTTCGGGAAATCGCTACGCCCTCTTACGAAACCGTGCATCGCACGCTCCTTGAAAAACTGATCGTCTACGTCGGTGCTGGATTTGTTCAAATTCAtcttaaaatggaaaagaaagtaTTATTTAAGCTGTTTGACTGATTttccttgcaaaaaaaaaccttaccttCATTGCACGCTGCTGCCTTGGTGGCAACAATTTGATGTCAATCTCTTCCTTCTTACGGGCCGGAAACCGGTGAAACTCTTCCTGTGCAATACCGGGCGGTGCGTAACAGTGGAGCAGCTTCCCATTAACGTAATCCTTCAGCACGTACCGTGAACCGCGCGACTGATCCGGCTGCCCATTGGCAGTCATAAAGCCTCGATTGTACGCGAATGCCAGCAGCAAAT
This genomic window from Anopheles maculipalpis chromosome 2RL, idAnoMacuDA_375_x, whole genome shotgun sequence contains:
- the LOC126568496 gene encoding RNA polymerase II subunit A C-terminal domain phosphatase SSU72: MSQSYVSPLSIAVICSSNMNRSMEAHGFLAKKRFKVRSFGTGDKVKLPGTAADRPNVYEFGTSYDDIYNDLAAKDKQYYTQNGLLHMLDRNRRIKSCPEKFQLCTERFDVLVTCEERVYDQVIEFMESKTPSYNLPVHVINIDIQDNHEEATVGAFLICDLITMMAQSEDLDNDIDELLHDFENKCQRSVLHCVQFY
- the LOC126568316 gene encoding putative odorant receptor 92a, which produces MVLPRLKDERAVMPFLLRIQTIAGLWGDRSQRYRFYLIFVYFCLMVVLPKVLFGYPDLEIAVRGTAELMFESNAFFGMLMFSFQRDNYEKLVHQLQDLATLVLQDLPTELGQYLIAVNRRMDRTSKIYCCCHFSMATFFWFMPVWTTYSAYKASSNSSEPVEHVLHLEEELYFLHIRTSIVHYTFYAAIMWPTIYTLGFTGGTKLLTIFSNVKYCSAMLKLVALRIQCLARAEQDEVEKELDKIISMHQRALDCVFLLETTFRWVFFVQFIQCTMIWCSLILYIAVTGLSSTVANVCVQIILVTVETYGYCYFGTDLTTESYNVALAVYDSDWYKFSVSMRRKLRLLLQRSQKPLGVTAGKFRFVNVAQFGKMLKMSYSFYVVLKEQF